The following coding sequences lie in one Methanopyrus sp. SNP6 genomic window:
- a CDS encoding MFS transporter — translation MIAHVVGVACAVSLTSVLPILPLYVVDSGYPGSFVGVMNLVHNVTQLLARPVGGSLTDAYGPRRLAPIGALGYALSDLLILLPHPGTLLVSRISLGLGMGALWPPLLYIVADSGRSLGIFNTVTQLPMILAPPLGGYLYRSVGPLAFAILALPALFVVPMAVRLPDVQAFREKVPLTEALKGSLEVDRELFRASLPAFATAAVQPTIESFVPLFLKKLGADPAQIGLVLAVRNAVAVIMQTPCGWLADRYNPVVLAASGCVLAATGVLALPTVKSVPVAVALLCVGGLGYSLAQPSSLKLVAVISGERRGLGMGWWGSIMSLGRIIGSLPGLMADVSLDYVFYVSGTIPLASVPLILRSPK, via the coding sequence TTGATCGCACACGTCGTGGGAGTCGCGTGCGCAGTGTCCTTGACCTCCGTCCTACCGATCCTACCTCTTTACGTAGTGGACTCCGGTTACCCCGGCTCGTTCGTCGGCGTCATGAACCTAGTACACAACGTCACGCAGCTCCTAGCCAGACCCGTCGGAGGGTCCCTGACGGACGCGTACGGTCCCAGGAGGCTCGCACCGATCGGTGCACTTGGATACGCACTGTCCGACCTCCTGATCCTACTTCCGCATCCAGGGACACTGTTGGTTAGCCGGATTTCGCTGGGTCTCGGCATGGGCGCGCTCTGGCCTCCGCTCCTGTACATCGTTGCGGACAGCGGACGCTCCTTGGGGATCTTCAACACGGTCACCCAGCTCCCGATGATCCTGGCACCTCCTTTAGGGGGTTACCTTTACCGGAGCGTCGGACCCTTGGCCTTCGCCATCCTGGCACTACCGGCACTGTTCGTCGTTCCGATGGCTGTACGTCTTCCCGACGTTCAAGCGTTCCGGGAGAAAGTCCCGCTCACGGAGGCGTTGAAGGGGTCACTAGAAGTCGACCGGGAGCTCTTCCGAGCCTCGCTACCGGCGTTCGCGACCGCGGCCGTACAGCCCACGATTGAATCGTTCGTCCCACTATTCCTGAAGAAGCTCGGCGCGGACCCGGCACAGATCGGACTGGTACTGGCGGTCCGTAACGCCGTGGCTGTGATCATGCAGACACCTTGCGGGTGGTTGGCCGACCGGTACAATCCGGTCGTCCTGGCCGCGTCCGGGTGTGTGCTCGCCGCCACCGGAGTGTTGGCGTTGCCTACCGTGAAGAGCGTTCCCGTCGCGGTGGCCCTACTGTGCGTTGGAGGGCTCGGGTACTCGCTGGCCCAACCGTCGTCACTCAAACTGGTGGCTGTGATCTCGGGAGAAAGACGAGGACTTGGAATGGGATGGTGGGGATCGATCATGTCCCTAGGTAGAATAATAGGCTCACTACCAGGACTGATGGCGGACGTCTCGTTGGATTACGTGTTCTACGTCTCCGGTACAATACCACTGGCGAGCGTCCCTTTGATACTCCGAAGTCCAAAGTAA
- a CDS encoding DUF3492 domain-containing protein, whose product MLGKPEVTIVTEGTYPITLGGVTTWVQRLIEHSSNVRFNVLCLAPSGKAEPVVDIPENVRDVVVRELVPRRVGKRRWVARVFPVHRIRWLLGRRGERAPEGFRVLERAFEYILEGEPLEGEMLERLYEVSENPVRVLEGPTVYTLAQYVEDQLGSDERFSDLYWAVANVCSFVMGAASGARHMPECDVAHPQNCGVCGFLCAVRKVVKGTPYIITEHGVLVRELDTRLEGLGDTVRELYRRCFESMIKTSYQYCDEVLAISDYHREHAVEQGVPEDRVDVIYSGIETWKFPPPSDVEKKFCEADKFHVGTVARVEPIKGIDVFVRMAAKVVEEVGKNRVRFHVVGPSTTGSTTRGVRRSSSGKG is encoded by the coding sequence ATGTTGGGCAAGCCTGAGGTCACCATTGTAACGGAGGGAACGTATCCCATCACTCTCGGCGGGGTCACCACCTGGGTACAGCGTCTCATCGAGCACTCCTCAAACGTCAGGTTCAACGTGCTCTGTCTGGCGCCCTCAGGGAAGGCGGAACCTGTCGTTGATATCCCGGAGAACGTCCGGGACGTGGTCGTTCGAGAGCTGGTACCGAGGCGAGTTGGGAAGCGCCGCTGGGTGGCCCGCGTGTTCCCCGTCCACAGGATACGGTGGCTACTTGGGCGACGGGGTGAGCGGGCTCCTGAGGGCTTCCGCGTCCTGGAGCGAGCCTTCGAGTACATATTGGAGGGCGAGCCACTGGAGGGGGAGATGCTAGAACGGTTGTATGAGGTCTCGGAGAACCCAGTGAGAGTGTTAGAGGGGCCCACGGTTTACACGCTGGCTCAGTACGTGGAGGACCAGTTGGGTTCGGATGAGCGGTTCAGCGACTTGTACTGGGCGGTGGCGAACGTCTGCTCATTCGTCATGGGGGCGGCCTCTGGCGCCCGCCACATGCCAGAGTGTGACGTGGCTCACCCTCAGAACTGCGGCGTGTGCGGCTTCCTGTGCGCCGTCAGGAAGGTTGTCAAGGGAACTCCGTACATCATCACGGAGCACGGCGTCCTGGTCCGAGAGCTGGACACTCGCCTCGAGGGGCTCGGGGATACAGTCCGGGAGCTGTACCGGAGATGCTTCGAGTCGATGATCAAAACCTCTTACCAGTACTGCGACGAGGTCCTTGCGATCTCCGATTACCACCGGGAACACGCCGTGGAGCAGGGTGTGCCGGAGGACCGTGTCGACGTGATCTACTCTGGGATCGAGACCTGGAAGTTCCCACCACCCTCGGACGTAGAGAAGAAATTCTGCGAGGCGGACAAGTTCCACGTGGGGACGGTCGCCCGGGTCGAACCCATCAAAGGGATCGACGTGTTCGTCCGGATGGCGGCGAAGGTGGTCGAGGAGGTAGGGAAGAACCGGGTCCGATTCCACGTGGTGGGCCCATCGACGACCGGGAGCACTACGAGAGGTGTCAGGAGATCATCGAGCGGCAAGGGCTAG
- a CDS encoding MJ1244 family protein, giving the protein MKEVRLFVDPENVGRVMNAMADVGVTGFYAIEYRGVAPDRWAGFEIREDPEGAIKALNDLSERAVMIVTVVPEECVEKLKDAVAERLAGERYTTIVTDVEEIHVEGR; this is encoded by the coding sequence GTGAAAGAGGTGCGCCTCTTTGTGGATCCTGAAAACGTAGGACGCGTCATGAACGCGATGGCGGACGTCGGTGTGACGGGTTTCTACGCGATCGAATACCGGGGTGTGGCCCCGGATCGATGGGCCGGTTTCGAGATCCGTGAGGATCCCGAGGGTGCGATCAAAGCGCTAAACGACCTGTCGGAGCGGGCGGTGATGATCGTGACGGTGGTCCCGGAGGAGTGCGTCGAGAAGTTGAAGGACGCCGTCGCGGAGCGCCTGGCGGGTGAGCGATACACGACGATAGTAACCGACGTGGAGGAGATCCACGTGGAGGGGCGTTAG
- a CDS encoding DJ-1/PfpI family protein — protein sequence MRLAAVASGLLVLLSQPASCLKVAVFAVDDVEPTCLKAIEKVLKDAGVSFDEVNEKDIVDGTIVGKYDVLILSGGAYSERVVHHPGFIEGLKEFARAGGKIVGICAGAITLVKGGLVRARVEEAGLGVGRVALKLKRCSLTEELPDHLDVTYINGPVMRSQGAEVVARYAGGIVGRGDAILVDRYGKGEVIAIGPHPCHDESGNVNTRGAKLLLNALGVKKRIEPGKVEGEGWLPTPVPVAAVILGSVAALVVRGLICGS from the coding sequence TTGAGGCTTGCTGCGGTCGCATCCGGACTGCTGGTACTCCTCTCCCAGCCGGCAAGCTGCTTGAAGGTGGCTGTGTTCGCGGTCGATGACGTGGAACCCACGTGCCTCAAAGCCATCGAGAAGGTGCTTAAAGACGCTGGCGTATCATTCGACGAGGTCAATGAGAAGGACATAGTCGACGGGACCATCGTCGGGAAGTACGACGTCTTGATCTTATCAGGTGGCGCGTATTCCGAGCGCGTCGTGCATCATCCCGGATTCATCGAGGGACTCAAGGAGTTCGCGAGGGCGGGAGGCAAGATCGTAGGTATCTGCGCGGGCGCGATCACACTGGTGAAGGGAGGACTGGTCAGAGCTAGGGTAGAAGAGGCGGGTCTCGGAGTCGGCAGGGTGGCGTTGAAATTGAAGCGCTGTTCGCTCACGGAGGAGTTGCCCGACCACCTCGACGTTACGTACATCAACGGACCTGTGATGCGGTCCCAAGGGGCCGAGGTAGTGGCCCGGTACGCTGGAGGTATCGTGGGTCGTGGGGACGCGATCCTCGTGGACCGTTACGGTAAGGGAGAGGTGATCGCGATCGGACCGCACCCATGTCACGACGAGAGTGGGAACGTGAACACCCGGGGCGCCAAGCTGCTGCTCAACGCCTTAGGAGTGAAGAAGCGGATCGAGCCCGGGAAGGTCGAGGGTGAGGGATGGCTCCCGACGCCGGTTCCGGTAGCGGCGGTGATCTTGGGATCGGTGGCGGCCTTGGTGGTCCGCGGGCTGATCTGTGGATCCTAA
- a CDS encoding TIGR00269 family protein, giving the protein MRCTRCGERSAEYKRPYAGDAVCGRCLIGLVRDRVFREIRRWKWFRPGQRIVVALSGGKDSSLALRLVTEYVEPLPDIEVIALTVDEGIPKFREACIWAAERVADELEVEHEVVSFEEEYGFALEEVVEDVDVPACTLCGVLRRRLLNRRARELGADVVVTGHNLDDEAQAALMNFVKADLAQLARLHPEVRPEDGLIVPRVKPLRRVPEREVRWVAEELGLPFHADPCPYAHSSVRSFFREILDEMEERIPDVKFGLVRALDRAGPVLAEEFLEDRLGRCERCGEPAAGDICKACELLERVGLV; this is encoded by the coding sequence GTGCGTTGTACGCGTTGCGGCGAGCGGAGCGCCGAGTACAAGCGTCCGTACGCGGGTGACGCGGTCTGCGGTCGGTGTTTGATTGGACTGGTTCGGGATAGGGTGTTCCGCGAGATCAGACGGTGGAAGTGGTTCCGACCGGGACAGCGGATCGTAGTGGCCCTTTCTGGTGGTAAGGACAGTTCCCTAGCCCTGCGGCTCGTGACTGAGTACGTGGAACCGTTGCCGGACATCGAGGTGATCGCGTTAACGGTGGATGAGGGAATCCCGAAGTTCCGGGAAGCGTGTATATGGGCGGCGGAGCGGGTCGCAGACGAGCTCGAGGTGGAGCACGAGGTTGTCTCGTTCGAGGAGGAGTACGGGTTCGCGCTGGAGGAGGTCGTGGAAGATGTGGACGTACCCGCGTGCACGTTGTGTGGCGTCCTGCGGCGACGATTGCTGAACAGGCGGGCTCGGGAATTAGGGGCGGATGTCGTGGTGACAGGTCACAACCTGGACGACGAGGCGCAGGCAGCCCTGATGAACTTCGTGAAGGCCGACCTGGCGCAGCTGGCGCGGTTACACCCGGAGGTGAGGCCGGAGGACGGCCTGATCGTGCCTCGGGTGAAGCCGCTGCGAAGAGTGCCGGAGCGTGAGGTGCGATGGGTGGCGGAGGAACTCGGTCTACCGTTCCACGCCGACCCGTGCCCGTACGCGCACTCCTCGGTGCGATCGTTTTTCAGGGAAATACTCGACGAGATGGAAGAGAGAATACCGGACGTGAAGTTCGGGTTGGTGCGGGCGTTGGACAGGGCTGGTCCGGTATTGGCTGAGGAGTTTCTGGAGGATAGACTCGGGCGTTGCGAGCGATGTGGCGAGCCGGCAGCTGGAGATATCTGCAAGGCGTGTGAACTGCTAGAACGAGTTGGGTTAGTCTGA
- a CDS encoding DUF4234 domain-containing protein produces the protein MDPEIALQGLRGHSTVYGEEDRIVPVWFAFFPQVLTFLGLSTIVVAITFQGYAVGAFLAVLGFFEMLVGYPIAVYMVYLMIKRRNEHLMRSMGFLRYLTELLAGVGYDVDILRSELEEMRLRTEHRNPVIYALLTLVPPIGWLVALYIYHFLNRDFHEHSVRERDFLESIAHLLDMNPYEPPFELETFYVVPRRNTFLYSVLTILTAGIFGLYWWYTVVQDPNRHFRTHRRLERDLIESIELALSD, from the coding sequence GTGGACCCAGAGATAGCGCTCCAGGGTCTCCGAGGACACAGCACGGTTTACGGCGAAGAGGACAGGATAGTACCGGTGTGGTTCGCTTTCTTCCCGCAGGTACTCACGTTTCTGGGATTGTCCACTATCGTAGTAGCTATAACGTTCCAAGGATACGCTGTCGGGGCGTTCCTGGCCGTCTTGGGCTTCTTTGAGATGCTCGTCGGGTACCCGATTGCCGTATACATGGTGTACCTCATGATCAAGCGTAGGAACGAGCACTTGATGAGGTCCATGGGGTTCCTACGATACCTCACGGAGCTCCTCGCCGGAGTGGGGTACGACGTCGATATCCTGAGATCAGAACTCGAGGAGATGCGTCTCCGCACCGAGCACCGGAACCCCGTGATCTACGCACTCCTCACCCTAGTCCCGCCCATAGGGTGGCTCGTGGCTCTCTACATCTACCACTTCCTGAACAGAGACTTCCACGAACACTCGGTCCGAGAGCGGGATTTCCTCGAGAGTATCGCACATCTACTCGACATGAACCCGTACGAGCCACCGTTTGAGCTCGAGACGTTCTACGTTGTACCCCGCCGCAATACCTTCCTGTACTCCGTGCTCACCATACTAACAGCCGGCATTTTCGGCCTCTACTGGTGGTACACCGTCGTTCAGGACCCCAACCGTCATTTCCGAACCCACCGCCGTCTCGAGCGCGACCTGATCGAGAGCATCGAGCTAGCGTTATCAGACTAA
- a CDS encoding endo alpha-1,4 polygalactosaminidase, translating to MGAACIGVSEVLGTVLLATIAWTIQDHDQPFATYWQEVDFWEILERHPRTLVVDPYCGPEDRPWTEDELRVLREHGVKPVAYLSLAMVGEHQTDLYHLAEEKGLLGPWDPYWEGDRAVRFWERTWLDVLCTKLEELRHLGYEGVFIDVVDPWTLDWYVKWFCRETGEDAEKLRELTYDALEELVQVALHLGLEVYVNAGGAIFDLELAELKERYGFKVVVEDVITDDEGNLVQDDVFRDYLRALAHLGSGAYVIEYDLMVTPEVNERLEELFAETEVEAVYVTSLDHDRLGIDIVPVKAPVNPSDTSREEKVSYTRENEEGVEKTTIEELVEEGKKRLPVIPIVLSARRRCLSHE from the coding sequence GTGGGAGCGGCGTGTATAGGGGTCTCCGAAGTGCTCGGTACCGTACTCCTGGCTACTATCGCTTGGACGATCCAGGACCACGATCAACCCTTCGCCACGTACTGGCAGGAGGTGGATTTTTGGGAAATCCTGGAGCGACACCCGCGCACGCTTGTCGTCGATCCTTACTGCGGTCCCGAGGATAGACCTTGGACCGAGGATGAGCTCCGTGTCCTGCGAGAGCATGGCGTGAAGCCCGTCGCGTACTTGTCGCTCGCCATGGTCGGTGAGCACCAGACGGACTTGTACCATCTCGCGGAGGAAAAGGGGCTCCTCGGTCCGTGGGACCCGTACTGGGAAGGTGACCGTGCGGTTCGGTTCTGGGAGCGTACTTGGCTCGACGTCCTCTGCACTAAGCTCGAAGAACTGCGACATCTAGGTTATGAAGGGGTGTTCATCGACGTTGTGGATCCGTGGACTCTGGACTGGTACGTTAAGTGGTTCTGTCGCGAGACCGGTGAGGACGCGGAGAAACTGCGTGAGCTAACTTACGATGCACTCGAAGAACTCGTTCAGGTGGCACTACACCTCGGCCTCGAAGTCTACGTGAACGCCGGGGGCGCAATCTTCGACCTTGAACTCGCCGAGCTCAAGGAACGTTACGGGTTCAAGGTCGTCGTTGAGGACGTGATCACCGACGACGAAGGTAATCTCGTCCAGGACGACGTATTCCGTGATTACCTGCGCGCCCTCGCACACTTAGGCTCGGGTGCGTACGTGATCGAGTACGACCTGATGGTGACGCCCGAGGTGAACGAGCGGCTCGAAGAACTCTTCGCGGAGACGGAAGTGGAGGCGGTGTACGTGACCTCTCTCGACCACGATCGACTCGGGATCGATATAGTCCCAGTCAAGGCCCCGGTGAACCCGTCGGACACCTCGAGGGAGGAGAAAGTGTCGTACACGCGGGAGAACGAGGAAGGCGTGGAGAAAACCACCATAGAGGAGCTCGTGGAAGAGGGTAAGAAGAGACTGCCGGTGATCCCGATAGTTCTATCGGCGCGTCGACGATGCCTATCACATGAGTAA
- the larC gene encoding nickel pincer cofactor biosynthesis protein LarC — protein MILTLDPQVAGASGDMVLGALIAVGADPNRLEEVVHEVSSLGHEVDVHVHEIRKRGVRAVRVEVDAEGDLRDPDELRESVKTVAENVLEDRWRELPELALKYLLRAEERVHGDLYHLHELGSSDTVVDLVGTAALLEDLNPKASEVLPPNVGSGTVEAEHGRLPVPAPAVVEVLSGWDVGIVREGEGELLTPTGAALLRTIDELLPDPSPPYMVKRQGFGAGARDLPDRPNVLRALICEPGGSDEHVRIVETSVDDVDGEAVGELIEAVLQLEGVRDVEILHGFGKKGRPRFVIRVVTEDRPGIEREVFRELFRWTGTLGARVYRCTRVTADRRVVDVDGIRVKVSRFEDVHHAKPEWEDVRREVDRESAPLTRARLVGGLRKRYDGNDENGVGE, from the coding sequence GTGATCCTCACACTCGACCCGCAGGTGGCCGGTGCCTCAGGGGACATGGTCCTGGGAGCTCTGATCGCCGTCGGCGCGGACCCGAACCGTCTCGAGGAGGTCGTGCACGAGGTCTCCTCCCTAGGCCACGAGGTCGACGTGCACGTCCACGAGATCCGGAAGCGCGGAGTCCGCGCCGTCAGGGTGGAGGTCGATGCTGAGGGAGATCTCCGCGATCCGGACGAGCTCCGAGAATCCGTGAAAACGGTCGCCGAGAACGTACTCGAGGATCGCTGGCGCGAGCTTCCTGAACTCGCCCTGAAGTACCTGCTGAGGGCCGAAGAACGCGTTCACGGTGACCTCTACCATCTTCATGAGCTCGGCTCGTCCGACACCGTCGTGGACCTCGTCGGGACGGCCGCGCTCCTCGAGGATCTTAATCCCAAAGCCTCCGAGGTCCTCCCCCCGAACGTGGGTTCCGGAACTGTAGAAGCGGAGCACGGCCGTCTTCCCGTCCCAGCTCCGGCGGTTGTCGAAGTACTGTCCGGATGGGACGTGGGGATAGTCCGGGAGGGGGAGGGGGAGCTCCTCACACCCACGGGCGCCGCTCTACTCAGAACGATCGACGAGCTCCTCCCGGATCCGTCACCTCCTTACATGGTGAAGCGACAGGGGTTCGGGGCCGGTGCCAGGGACTTACCAGACCGTCCGAACGTCCTCCGGGCGCTCATCTGCGAGCCCGGGGGATCCGACGAGCACGTTCGGATCGTCGAAACTTCCGTGGACGACGTCGACGGGGAAGCGGTCGGTGAGCTGATCGAGGCCGTGCTACAGCTCGAAGGTGTGCGTGACGTGGAGATCCTCCACGGGTTCGGGAAGAAAGGGCGTCCGAGGTTCGTGATCCGAGTCGTGACGGAGGATCGGCCAGGGATCGAACGAGAAGTCTTCCGGGAGCTCTTCCGTTGGACGGGTACGTTAGGAGCCCGCGTGTACCGGTGCACGCGCGTCACGGCCGACCGGAGGGTCGTGGACGTCGACGGGATCCGCGTCAAGGTCTCGCGGTTCGAGGACGTGCATCACGCGAAACCCGAGTGGGAGGACGTACGCCGGGAGGTCGACCGGGAATCCGCCCCGCTGACCCGAGCCCGCTTAGTCGGGGGTCTTCGGAAGCGTTATGATGGTAATGACGAGAACGGGGTCGGGGAATGA
- a CDS encoding aldehyde dehydrogenase family protein — translation MEYGCLIGGEWVEGDREIVVENPYDGSEVGRILAPEVDVEALLKDAKEGQRRWRDRPTYEVREALAEAAHLLKKYEDELAELISLEGGKPIRDARYEVYRTREVLRLSAAEAERLYGETLPGDTQRGRTAELILTVREPVGVVLSITPYNFPLLLPTHKLGPALAARCSVVHKPATVTPLSSLRLAEILLDAGVEPLALQVVVGPGPELGEELARADFDALSFTGSRSVGKRLREISSIPRITLELGGNDPVIVDETADVEVAAEAAVRGACYHAGQVCIAVERAIVVEDVYEEFLEAAVEVAESLKVGDPLDEDTDVGPLIDDGAVGKVRQHVEDAVGRGARILTGGEPEGRLFPPTVLADVPEDALVAREETFGPVLPVIRAEDFEEAIRIANSTDYGLHAAVFTERLDRAVKAARELETGGVIVNESTIYRADYMPFGGVKASGVGREGVPQAIRRFTEEKTVVIGRR, via the coding sequence TTGGAGTACGGGTGCCTGATCGGGGGAGAGTGGGTCGAAGGCGACCGAGAGATCGTAGTGGAGAACCCGTACGACGGTTCGGAAGTAGGCCGCATCCTCGCTCCGGAAGTGGACGTCGAGGCGCTATTGAAGGACGCCAAAGAAGGCCAACGGCGGTGGAGAGATCGACCCACGTACGAAGTACGCGAGGCATTGGCGGAGGCCGCACACCTTCTGAAGAAGTACGAGGACGAGCTGGCGGAGCTGATCTCGCTCGAGGGCGGCAAACCGATCCGGGACGCGCGGTACGAGGTCTACCGGACGCGGGAGGTCCTACGACTGAGCGCGGCCGAAGCGGAGCGGTTGTACGGTGAGACGCTACCGGGCGACACGCAGCGCGGTCGGACGGCCGAGCTGATTCTCACAGTCCGTGAGCCGGTCGGCGTGGTACTGTCGATCACTCCGTACAACTTCCCGCTCCTACTGCCGACACATAAGCTCGGACCGGCCCTCGCCGCCCGGTGTTCAGTGGTACACAAGCCCGCGACCGTGACCCCGCTCTCCTCGCTCAGACTGGCCGAGATCCTGCTCGATGCGGGCGTGGAACCGCTGGCGCTGCAGGTCGTGGTCGGTCCTGGGCCCGAGCTCGGTGAGGAACTCGCTCGGGCGGATTTCGACGCGCTCTCGTTCACGGGGAGCCGGTCGGTTGGAAAGCGCCTGCGTGAGATCTCCTCGATTCCCAGGATCACACTGGAGCTGGGCGGCAACGACCCGGTGATCGTGGACGAGACTGCGGACGTGGAGGTGGCCGCCGAGGCGGCGGTCCGCGGGGCTTGCTACCACGCGGGCCAAGTCTGCATCGCGGTCGAGAGGGCGATAGTGGTGGAAGACGTGTACGAGGAGTTTCTGGAGGCCGCCGTCGAAGTGGCGGAGTCGCTGAAGGTGGGAGACCCGCTCGACGAGGACACGGATGTGGGACCGCTCATCGACGACGGTGCAGTGGGGAAGGTCCGACAACACGTCGAGGACGCCGTGGGGCGGGGAGCGAGGATCCTGACAGGCGGCGAGCCGGAGGGTAGGCTCTTCCCGCCGACAGTGCTGGCCGATGTGCCGGAGGACGCACTCGTGGCCCGGGAGGAAACGTTCGGACCCGTCCTCCCGGTCATCCGGGCGGAGGACTTCGAGGAGGCGATCCGGATCGCGAACTCGACCGACTACGGGTTGCACGCCGCCGTGTTTACGGAACGTCTGGACAGGGCCGTGAAGGCCGCGAGGGAGCTCGAGACGGGTGGTGTGATCGTCAACGAGTCCACCATCTACCGGGCCGACTACATGCCGTTCGGTGGAGTGAAGGCGAGCGGCGTGGGCAGGGAAGGTGTACCGCAGGCGATCCGGAGGTTCACGGAGGAGAAGACCGTGGTGATCGGTCGGAGGTAG
- a CDS encoding B12-binding domain-containing radical SAM protein, with amino-acid sequence MKVLLVQPPYNDDIRKVLGATAFPVGLLYLSAYLEREGFSADIVDCPAEGLDIEEVVKMASGYDAVGITVTTPAAPYAYEIARRVKEKGVFVFLGGPHPTFMDGEALRESHADAVVRGEGELTTADLLDHVDGWEDPDLSDVPGISYLDERGKLIRNDDRRPIEDLDSLPLPAYDKIDISLYAPDPDEPYAPVITSRGCPFQCAFCASSRLLGREWRARSADHVVREIEYLVEEKGVERIEFVDDVFAITVSRVEEIGEKLRKEGIDVPWDCGTRANLMTPEMAKALQEYGCRYVYVGAESASDETLRKINKQITTGDVYACRKVTARYGLGVLFSFILGFPWEDRDDIKRTIRFAIDLKPDYAQFTVCTPYPGTPLYDLAERKGLIETKDWSKYTTLHPVMRTLYLSRKELKKLLRKAYVRFYLDDLRFLKIAKDAGFRIGKNVLRSTVSALFHYVRDWLL; translated from the coding sequence TTGAAGGTCTTACTGGTTCAACCCCCGTATAACGACGACATCAGGAAAGTCCTAGGTGCTACGGCGTTTCCCGTCGGGCTACTGTACTTATCAGCTTACCTGGAGCGAGAGGGGTTCTCGGCCGATATCGTGGATTGCCCAGCCGAGGGGTTGGACATCGAGGAAGTGGTGAAGATGGCCTCAGGGTACGACGCCGTAGGGATCACCGTCACGACGCCCGCCGCCCCGTACGCGTACGAGATCGCCAGGCGCGTCAAGGAAAAGGGTGTGTTCGTGTTTCTAGGCGGTCCGCATCCGACGTTCATGGACGGAGAGGCCCTTCGGGAGAGTCACGCGGACGCCGTGGTGAGGGGAGAAGGTGAGCTCACGACCGCCGACCTGTTGGACCACGTGGACGGCTGGGAGGATCCTGACCTGTCGGATGTGCCGGGCATTTCGTACCTAGACGAGCGCGGTAAATTGATACGAAACGACGACCGGAGACCCATCGAGGACCTAGACTCGCTCCCCTTACCGGCGTACGACAAGATCGATATCTCGTTGTACGCTCCTGATCCCGACGAGCCGTACGCCCCGGTGATCACGAGTCGAGGTTGCCCGTTCCAGTGCGCGTTCTGCGCTTCTTCTAGGTTATTAGGGAGGGAATGGAGGGCCAGGAGCGCGGACCACGTGGTCCGTGAAATAGAGTACCTGGTGGAGGAAAAAGGCGTGGAGCGTATAGAGTTCGTGGATGACGTGTTCGCGATCACGGTCTCCAGGGTAGAGGAGATCGGGGAGAAATTACGGAAGGAGGGAATCGACGTACCTTGGGACTGCGGGACCCGGGCCAACCTTATGACACCGGAAATGGCGAAAGCGCTCCAGGAGTACGGATGTCGGTACGTGTACGTGGGCGCCGAATCCGCGAGTGACGAGACGCTAAGGAAGATCAATAAACAGATCACCACGGGCGACGTGTACGCGTGTAGGAAAGTAACCGCCAGGTACGGGCTCGGGGTCTTGTTCTCGTTCATACTCGGGTTCCCGTGGGAGGATCGGGATGACATCAAGAGGACCATCCGGTTCGCCATCGACTTGAAGCCGGACTACGCCCAGTTCACGGTGTGCACTCCGTACCCAGGGACACCACTCTACGACCTGGCTGAGAGGAAAGGCCTGATAGAAACCAAGGACTGGTCTAAATACACCACGCTACACCCTGTGATGAGGACGCTGTACCTCTCGAGGAAAGAACTGAAGAAATTACTCAGGAAGGCGTACGTGAGGTTCTACCTCGACGATCTCCGGTTCCTGAAGATAGCTAAGGACGCGGGCTTCAGGATCGGTAAGAACGTCCTCAGATCGACCGTTTCAGCGCTGTTTCATTACGTTAGGGACTGGCTCCTCTAA
- a CDS encoding V4R domain-containing protein: protein MIDDGFSPESLRERAEEAGSVFTAEELLATNKMVMMALYSLGGERSCASVFRAGRMLAGSFGAETLENALHIFCELTGADYDLDRDYVAIESCPECLGYVNAEGAVCNFLRGFISRAAEHELGEVVSVAQVACEATGDASSS from the coding sequence ATGATAGACGACGGATTCAGTCCAGAGAGTTTGCGGGAACGTGCGGAGGAGGCCGGCTCGGTGTTCACCGCGGAGGAGCTTCTGGCGACGAATAAGATGGTGATGATGGCCCTCTACTCGCTCGGGGGCGAACGGAGCTGCGCCTCTGTGTTCAGAGCTGGTAGGATGCTCGCAGGCTCCTTCGGTGCTGAAACACTCGAGAACGCCCTCCACATCTTCTGTGAGCTTACCGGAGCGGACTACGACTTGGACCGAGATTACGTGGCCATCGAAAGCTGCCCAGAATGCCTCGGATACGTGAACGCCGAGGGAGCGGTCTGCAACTTCCTACGGGGCTTCATCTCACGGGCGGCGGAACACGAATTGGGTGAAGTAGTGTCCGTAGCGCAAGTGGCGTGCGAGGCGACAGGCGATGCGAGTTCATCCTAG